One Littorina saxatilis isolate snail1 linkage group LG1, US_GU_Lsax_2.0, whole genome shotgun sequence genomic window carries:
- the LOC138972301 gene encoding protein BANP-like, translated as MTTEGDVEELQAQLQGGTVVTIQAPGLVTSLTGDVPTVHVDGTTAIIEDSCGEPEPKRRRIDSDLEINTDQSIKQILFNINKAICLRLDAIESKLETNIQRVRVLEERVESLLSLSRQNSSMISSSSSRRGAVIVGLPQNGTKMEPSDPNSDSAMSPDGIHNLGPNVTLITLNTEADFPSGTWLGDENNPEMRVRVPITPSDLLHVHSNCRTPEKMALTLLDYLFDRDTQAASNLSGMGKHGKKQLDPLMIYGIRCHLIHRFGITENDWHRIKQNIDSKCRTAWRRRQRGMPLTVKAFRGKSPSTYVSMNNHGDMSGSEDDSNLGNDGELHIHQGEADIQAAMAMAGEANQQGEIQILHATPEQISQLQHAQHIQILSGDQVIGQLQQGDLALPEGCHIATVTTDSGEVLQIQHNADISAVTTTDVTE; from the exons ATGACGACGGAGGGGGATGTGGAGGAGCTGCAGGCGCAGCTACAGGGGGGGACGGTGGTCACCATCCAGGCCCCTGGCCTGGTCACTTCCCTCACAGGGGACGTCCCAACAGTCCACGTGGACGGCACTACTGCCATCATTGAGG ACAGCTGTGGAGAGCCCGAACCAAAGCGGCGGAGAATAGACAGTGACCTGGAGATTAATACCGACCAGTCTATCAAG CAAATCCTGTTCAACATCAACAAGGCCATCTGCCTGCGCCTGGACGCCATCGAGAGCAAGCTGGAGACCAACATCCAGCGGGTGCGCGTGCTGGAGGAGAGGGTCGAGTCGCTGCTCAGTCTGTCGCGACAAAACTCTTCCATGATCTCCAGCAGTTCTTCCCGTCGCGG GGCTGTGATTGTTGGACTGCCTCAGAATGGAACTAAGATGGAGCCATCAGACCCCAACAGTGACT CGGCCATGAGCCCGGATGGTATCCACAACCTTGGTCCTAATGTCACTCTCATCACGCTCAACACGGAAG CTGACTTCCCCAGCGGCACATGGCTGGGAGACGAAAACAATCCTGAAATGAGAGTCAGAGTACCCATCACACCAAG TGACCTGCTGCACGTGCACTCAAACTGCCGCACGCCGGAGAAGATGGCCTTGACCTTGCTGGACTACCTGTTTGACCGTGACACGCAGGCAGCGTCCAACCTGTCAGGCATGGGCAAGCACGGCAAGAAGCAGCTCGACCCCCTCATGATCTACGGCATCAGAT GTCACTTGATTCACCGGTTCGGCATCACGGAGAACGACTGGCACCGCATCAAGCAGAACATCGACTCCAAGTGTCGCACGGCCTGGCGCCGAAGACAGCGCGGCATGCCGCTGACGGTGAAAGCGTTCCGTGGAAAGTCCCCCTCCACCTACGTCAGCATGAACAATCACGGCGACATGAGTGGCAGTGAGGATGACTCAAATTTGGGGAACGACGGGGAGCTACACATTCACCAG GGGGAGGCGGACATCCAGGCGGCCATGGCTATGGCGGGCGAGGCAAACCAGCAGGGAGAGATCCAGATCCTGCACGCCACGCCCGAACAGATCTCACAGCTACAGCACGCCCAGCACATACAGATACTGTCCGGCGACCAGGTCATAGGG CAACTGCAGCAGGGTGACCTGGCCTTGCCCGAGGGCTGTCACATCGCCACGGTTACCACAGACTCGGGAGAGGTGCTACAGATCCAACACAACGCTGACATCTCAGCCGTCACCACCACTGATGTCACAGAATGA